A single Natrinema pellirubrum DSM 15624 DNA region contains:
- a CDS encoding YbjQ family protein: MADITVTTTDEIEDRAVTEYCGVVSGEAIIGANVVSDIAGGIRDIVGGRSGSYEKKIKQGREEALKDLRAEAAELDADAVVGVGFDYEEMREGMLWVNISGTAVRTRRE, from the coding sequence ATGGCAGACATCACCGTCACGACGACGGACGAGATCGAAGACCGAGCGGTAACGGAGTACTGTGGCGTCGTCTCCGGCGAGGCGATCATCGGCGCGAACGTCGTCAGTGACATCGCTGGCGGGATCCGCGATATCGTCGGCGGGCGAAGCGGCTCCTACGAGAAGAAGATCAAACAGGGTCGGGAAGAGGCACTCAAGGATCTCCGTGCGGAGGCCGCCGAACTGGACGCCGACGCGGTCGTCGGCGTCGGCTTCGATTACGAGGAGATGCGCGAGGGGATGCTCTGGGTCAACATCTCGGGTACTGCGGTGCGGACCCGCCGCGAGTAG
- a CDS encoding pyridoxal phosphate-dependent aminotransferase — translation MTDFADRVEQVSISGIREVFEAAGEDAINLGLGQPDFPTPAHARRGAIEAIESGQADAYTSNKGTPQLREAISAKYDRDYGLAVDPADIIATSGGSEALHLAIEAHVNPGEEVIFPDPGFVSYDALTHIADGTPKPVGLREDLTLDPAAVEDAITEETAAFVVNSPANPTGAVQSEADMREFARIADEHDVLCISDEVYEHIVFEGEHRSPLEFAESDNVVVVSACSKTYSMTGWRLGWVLGSNRRIERMLRVHQYGQACASAPAQYAAEAALTGPQEPVEEMVGTFEQRRDLVLDGLTDAGLEVPTPEGAFYAMPKVPEGWCDEVLDRGVVVVPGDAFGTNGEGYARLSYATGTEELKEALEIIDDATRAVQ, via the coding sequence ATGACTGATTTCGCAGACCGAGTCGAGCAGGTGTCGATCAGCGGTATCCGGGAGGTCTTCGAGGCCGCGGGCGAGGACGCGATCAACCTCGGCCTCGGCCAGCCGGACTTCCCGACCCCGGCCCACGCCCGCCGCGGGGCCATCGAGGCCATCGAGTCGGGACAGGCGGACGCCTACACCTCGAACAAGGGGACGCCCCAGCTCCGGGAGGCCATTTCCGCGAAGTACGATCGGGACTACGGCCTCGCGGTCGATCCCGCCGACATCATCGCGACCTCCGGCGGGAGCGAGGCCCTGCATCTCGCGATCGAGGCCCACGTGAACCCCGGCGAGGAGGTCATCTTCCCCGATCCCGGCTTCGTCTCCTACGACGCCCTGACTCACATCGCCGACGGGACGCCGAAGCCCGTCGGGCTGCGGGAGGACCTCACCCTCGATCCCGCGGCCGTCGAGGACGCCATCACCGAAGAGACCGCGGCGTTCGTCGTCAACAGTCCCGCGAACCCGACCGGGGCCGTCCAGAGCGAGGCCGACATGCGCGAGTTCGCCCGTATCGCCGACGAACACGACGTCCTCTGTATTTCGGACGAAGTCTACGAACACATCGTCTTCGAGGGCGAGCATCGATCGCCGCTCGAGTTCGCCGAGTCGGACAACGTCGTCGTCGTCAGCGCCTGCTCGAAGACCTACTCGATGACCGGTTGGCGGCTCGGCTGGGTCCTCGGCTCCAATCGTCGCATCGAGCGCATGCTGCGGGTCCACCAGTACGGGCAAGCCTGTGCCTCCGCGCCGGCCCAGTACGCCGCCGAGGCCGCCCTGACCGGTCCCCAGGAACCGGTCGAGGAGATGGTCGGGACCTTCGAGCAGCGCCGCGATCTCGTCCTCGACGGACTGACCGACGCCGGCCTCGAGGTGCCCACCCCCGAAGGCGCGTTCTACGCGATGCCGAAGGTCCCCGAGGGCTGGTGTGACGAAGTGCTGGATCGCGGCGTCGTCGTCGTTCCCGGCGACGCGTTCGGTACGAACGGCGAGGGCTACGCACGACTGTCCTACGCGACGGGGACGGAGGAACTGAAGGAGGCGCTCGAGATCATCGACGACGCGACGCGGGCGGTTCAGTAG
- a CDS encoding DUF6517 family protein, whose amino-acid sequence MTPSRRSLLAAGATGAIALTAGCIDVVLGNEPLEFSSDAVRPTDDALEETGYAEDDVSQRTIDRSVELPGGVERQVEASIATAIYSKAVEYQGEERDGAAFAAVSIPGMEVAGRSLNPIDDLSNEELLDRFLGEFEGGQGDISNIRHQETFGLDILGDGREVDRFLGESELGGEPIDVEIKLTSFDHEGDLLVLLGTYPKLLTEESANAEVLLESVEHPA is encoded by the coding sequence ATGACTCCCTCTCGACGATCGCTGCTCGCCGCGGGCGCGACCGGTGCGATAGCGCTCACCGCCGGCTGTATCGATGTCGTTCTCGGGAACGAACCGCTCGAGTTCAGTTCCGACGCCGTCCGCCCGACCGACGACGCGCTCGAGGAGACGGGCTACGCGGAAGACGACGTCAGCCAGCGAACGATCGACCGCTCGGTCGAACTCCCCGGCGGCGTCGAGCGCCAGGTCGAGGCCTCGATCGCGACGGCGATCTACTCGAAGGCCGTGGAGTATCAGGGCGAGGAACGCGACGGGGCCGCCTTCGCCGCCGTCTCCATCCCGGGGATGGAGGTCGCGGGCCGATCGCTCAACCCGATCGACGATCTGTCCAACGAGGAGTTGCTCGACCGGTTCCTCGGCGAGTTCGAGGGCGGCCAGGGCGATATCAGTAACATCCGACACCAGGAGACGTTCGGCCTCGATATCCTCGGGGACGGCCGCGAGGTCGACCGGTTCCTCGGCGAGTCCGAACTCGGCGGCGAACCGATCGACGTCGAGATCAAACTCACGTCCTTCGATCACGAGGGCGATCTGCTCGTCCTCCTTGGCACCTATCCGAAACTGCTCACCGAGGAATCGGCCAACGCCGAGGTCCTGCTCGAGTCCGTCGAACATCCAGCCTGA
- a CDS encoding 2-oxoacid:ferredoxin oxidoreductase subunit beta translates to MSSDVRFTDFKSDKQPTWCPGCGDFGTMNGMMKALANTGNDPDNTFVVAGIGCSGKIGTYMHSYALHGVHGRALPVGTGVKMARPDIEVMVAGGDGDGYSIGAGHFVHAVRRNVDMTYVVMDNRIYGLTKGQASPTSRSDFETSTTPEGPKQPPVNPLALALASGASFIAQSFSSDAMRHAEIVEKAIEHDGFGFVNVFSPCVTFNDVDTYDYFRDSLVDLQEDEDHDPHDYEAAKEVILDSEKEYQGVMYQDENSVPYHEKHGVTEDMSEIPDGAPEDAMDLVREFY, encoded by the coding sequence ATGAGCTCCGACGTCCGATTCACCGACTTCAAATCCGACAAACAGCCAACGTGGTGTCCCGGCTGCGGCGACTTCGGGACGATGAACGGCATGATGAAAGCGCTGGCCAACACCGGCAACGACCCCGACAACACGTTCGTCGTGGCCGGGATCGGCTGTTCCGGCAAGATCGGGACCTACATGCACAGCTACGCCCTCCACGGGGTTCACGGCCGTGCACTCCCGGTCGGCACCGGCGTCAAGATGGCCCGCCCCGATATCGAGGTCATGGTCGCCGGCGGCGACGGTGACGGCTACTCGATCGGTGCCGGTCACTTCGTCCACGCCGTCCGCCGGAACGTCGACATGACCTACGTGGTCATGGACAACCGCATCTACGGCCTGACCAAGGGCCAGGCCTCGCCGACCTCGCGGTCGGACTTCGAGACCTCGACGACCCCCGAAGGGCCCAAGCAGCCCCCGGTCAACCCGCTAGCCCTCGCGCTGGCCTCTGGCGCGTCCTTCATCGCCCAGTCGTTCAGCTCCGACGCGATGCGCCACGCCGAGATCGTCGAGAAGGCCATCGAACACGACGGCTTCGGCTTCGTCAACGTTTTCAGTCCCTGTGTCACGTTCAACGACGTCGACACCTACGACTACTTCCGCGACAGCCTGGTTGACCTGCAGGAAGACGAGGACCACGACCCCCACGACTACGAGGCCGCCAAAGAGGTCATCCTCGACAGCGAGAAGGAGTATCAGGGCGTCATGTATCAGGACGAAAACTCGGTCCCGTACCACGAGAAACACGGCGTCACCGAGGACATGTCCGAGATCCCCGACGGCGCGCCCGAGGACGCGATGGATCTCGTCCGCGAGTTCTACTGA
- a CDS encoding 2-oxoacid:acceptor oxidoreductase subunit alpha: MAEDLNWAIGGEAGDGIDSTGKIFAQALSRAGRHVFTSKDFASRIRGGYTAYKIRTSVEQVQSVVDRLDILVALTQRTIDENLDELHEGSAIIYDGERSWDAEIPDEMTAVDVPLKSLAEEAGGAIMRNIVALGAACKITGFDVEYLDEALEKRFGGKGSKIVENNKEAARAGQEYVEENYDLSHLGYNVETTDNDYVLLNGNEAIGMGALAAGCRFYAGYPITPATSIMEYLTGRIEDYGGHVVQAEDELSAINMALGGARAGARAMTATSGAGIDLMTETFGLVATSETPLVIADVQRSGPSTGMPTKQEQGDLNMALYGGHGEVPRFVVAPTSITECFWKTVEAFNLAEKYQTPVFLVSDLAMSVTEQTFPPEAFDMSEVEIDRGKLVDEDEVDEWLDAQGHFRAHAVTEDGVSPRAIPGTTDAAHMSTGLEHDELGRRTEEEDERVQQVDKRNRKVETARENEDWDYREFGDPDADNLVISWGSNEGALVEALEYLEEDGIDVHVISVPYIFPRPDLTEEIEAADETIVVECNATGQFADVIEHDVLTRVKRINKYTGVRFKADELADDITEKLTEEVPA, translated from the coding sequence ATGGCTGAGGATCTCAACTGGGCGATCGGAGGCGAGGCCGGTGACGGTATCGACTCCACCGGAAAAATCTTCGCTCAGGCACTGTCCCGGGCCGGAAGACACGTATTCACCTCCAAAGACTTCGCGTCTCGAATCCGTGGCGGCTACACAGCCTACAAGATTCGGACGTCCGTCGAGCAGGTCCAAAGCGTCGTGGACCGCCTCGACATTCTCGTCGCCCTGACACAGCGGACCATCGACGAGAACTTGGACGAACTCCACGAGGGCAGCGCCATCATCTACGACGGCGAGCGCTCGTGGGACGCGGAGATCCCCGACGAAATGACCGCGGTCGACGTCCCGCTGAAATCGCTGGCCGAGGAGGCCGGCGGTGCGATCATGCGCAACATCGTCGCGCTGGGCGCGGCGTGTAAGATCACCGGCTTCGACGTCGAGTATCTGGACGAGGCCCTCGAGAAGCGCTTCGGCGGCAAGGGCTCGAAGATCGTCGAGAACAACAAGGAAGCCGCTCGCGCGGGCCAGGAGTACGTCGAGGAGAACTACGACCTGAGCCACCTCGGCTACAACGTCGAGACCACCGACAACGACTACGTCCTGCTCAACGGCAACGAAGCCATCGGCATGGGCGCGCTCGCGGCCGGCTGCCGGTTCTACGCCGGCTATCCGATCACGCCCGCGACCTCGATCATGGAGTACCTGACCGGGCGCATCGAGGACTACGGCGGCCACGTCGTCCAAGCCGAAGACGAGCTGTCGGCGATCAACATGGCACTCGGCGGCGCACGGGCGGGCGCTCGAGCGATGACCGCCACGTCGGGAGCCGGGATCGACCTCATGACCGAGACGTTCGGTCTCGTCGCGACCAGCGAAACGCCGCTGGTCATCGCCGACGTCCAGCGATCCGGTCCCTCGACCGGGATGCCGACGAAGCAGGAACAGGGCGACCTCAACATGGCACTGTACGGCGGCCACGGCGAGGTTCCGCGGTTCGTCGTCGCCCCCACGTCGATCACCGAGTGCTTCTGGAAGACCGTCGAGGCGTTCAACCTCGCCGAGAAGTACCAGACGCCGGTCTTCCTGGTTTCGGACCTGGCGATGTCGGTCACCGAGCAGACGTTCCCGCCGGAGGCCTTCGACATGAGCGAGGTCGAGATCGACCGCGGCAAGCTCGTCGACGAGGACGAGGTCGACGAGTGGCTCGACGCGCAGGGCCACTTCCGTGCCCACGCCGTCACCGAGGACGGCGTCAGCCCGCGGGCCATCCCCGGCACGACCGACGCTGCCCACATGTCTACCGGCCTCGAACACGACGAACTCGGTCGCCGGACCGAGGAAGAGGACGAACGCGTCCAGCAGGTCGACAAGCGCAACCGCAAGGTCGAGACCGCCAGAGAGAACGAGGACTGGGACTACCGCGAGTTCGGCGATCCGGACGCGGACAACCTCGTCATCTCGTGGGGATCGAACGAGGGCGCGCTCGTCGAGGCGCTCGAGTACCTCGAGGAGGACGGGATCGACGTCCACGTGATCTCGGTGCCCTACATCTTCCCGCGGCCCGACCTGACCGAGGAGATCGAGGCCGCCGACGAGACGATCGTCGTCGAGTGTAACGCGACCGGGCAGTTCGCGGACGTGATCGAACACGACGTGTTGACCCGCGTCAAGCGGATCAACAAGTACACCGGCGTGCGATTCAAGGCCGACGAACTCGCAGACGATATCACCGAGAAACTCACTGAGGAGGTACCCGCATAA
- a CDS encoding ferredoxin--NADP reductase, with product MDGTPVTVASVGEVGPDTVALELETPAGFDALPGQFVLLRAAPEDEEIARHYTLSSPTVGETFELTVGIDPEGDLSPWLAGLEGGETVHVEGPFGRITYDDDGDVVAAAGGPGVGAGVAVAEAAHEAGHDATVIYQADEPAHTDRLEALSDAGATVVFIDDGAAEELADAIATHHEDGQVYAFGFDDFVTAVADAIEAAGGDPDDALIENFG from the coding sequence ATGGATGGGACGCCAGTCACGGTCGCATCGGTCGGCGAGGTCGGTCCCGACACCGTCGCGCTCGAACTCGAGACGCCCGCGGGGTTCGATGCCCTCCCCGGGCAGTTCGTCCTCTTGCGGGCCGCCCCCGAGGACGAGGAGATCGCTCGCCACTACACGCTCTCCTCGCCGACGGTCGGCGAGACGTTCGAACTCACCGTCGGGATCGACCCCGAGGGCGACCTCTCGCCGTGGCTCGCGGGCCTCGAGGGCGGCGAGACCGTCCACGTCGAGGGCCCGTTCGGCCGAATCACCTACGACGACGACGGCGACGTCGTCGCCGCCGCCGGGGGTCCGGGGGTCGGTGCGGGAGTCGCGGTCGCCGAGGCCGCTCACGAGGCCGGTCACGACGCCACCGTGATCTATCAGGCCGACGAACCCGCCCACACCGATCGGCTCGAGGCGCTGTCCGACGCGGGCGCGACCGTGGTCTTTATCGATGACGGCGCGGCCGAGGAACTGGCCGATGCGATCGCGACACACCACGAGGACGGTCAGGTCTACGCATTCGGCTTCGACGACTTCGTCACCGCTGTCGCGGACGCGATCGAGGCCGCGGGCGGCGATCCCGACGACGCGCTGATCGAGAACTTCGGGTAA
- the mce gene encoding methylmalonyl-CoA epimerase, whose protein sequence is MHFDHAGIATDDAQGLATLYGDLFGLEVAHEEVFDGMRVVFLDCGDGYVELLEPIEEGTIARYLEDNGAGIHHLALATDDIERALETVRDHDVTLIDEDPRPGAWGHSVAFLHPKDTGGILIELVEH, encoded by the coding sequence ATGCACTTCGATCACGCCGGCATCGCAACCGACGACGCACAGGGACTCGCAACGCTGTACGGCGATCTCTTCGGTCTCGAGGTCGCTCACGAGGAGGTGTTCGACGGCATGCGCGTTGTCTTCCTCGACTGTGGCGACGGCTATGTCGAACTGCTCGAGCCGATCGAGGAGGGGACGATCGCGCGCTATCTCGAGGACAACGGGGCGGGAATCCACCACCTCGCGCTCGCGACAGACGACATCGAGAGGGCCCTCGAGACGGTCCGGGACCACGACGTGACGCTGATCGACGAGGACCCCCGTCCGGGCGCGTGGGGCCATTCGGTGGCGTTTCTCCACCCCAAGGACACCGGCGGGATCCTGATCGAACTCGTCGAACACTGA
- a CDS encoding acyl-CoA mutase large subunit family protein, translated as MFDPDELEEIRASKEEWHEAEVEPVIERFGERKETFTTDTGGQEVDRLYTPDDVGDLDYEDDLGNPGEPPYTRGVYSTGYRGRLWTMRQYAGFSTPEDTNERYHYLLDEGQTGLSMAFDLPTQMGYDSDADMAAGEVGKAGVAIDSLEDMETVFDGIPLDEVSTSMTINAPASVLLAMYIAVGDQQGVDREELRGTIQNDILKEYIARNTYIYPPEASMRIITDIFEFCAEETPKFNTISISGYHIREAGSTAAQELAFTLGNGIEYVETAIEAGLDVDEFAPQLSFFFNGHNNIFEEVAKFRAARRMWHDIIDERFDPDDPKSKQLKFHTQTAGSMLTAQQIENNVVRVAYQALAAVLGGTQSLHTNGKDEALALPTEESVRTALRTQQILAHESGAADTIDPLAGSYYVESLTDEVEEEAYEILDEVDERGGMLEAVEQQWVQRQIQDTAFDRQKEIEEKERVIVGVNEFESEDGEPEMDVQEITEEDQQRQIDSLEQTRERRDDEAVDAALEALRDAAQSDRNVMPYIIDAVKAYATVGEICNVMRDEFGEYQPGAV; from the coding sequence ATGTTCGATCCCGACGAACTCGAGGAGATCCGTGCCAGCAAGGAGGAGTGGCACGAGGCGGAAGTCGAACCCGTCATCGAGCGCTTCGGCGAGCGCAAGGAAACGTTTACGACCGACACGGGGGGGCAAGAGGTCGATCGGCTCTACACGCCCGACGACGTGGGCGATCTCGACTACGAGGACGATCTCGGCAATCCGGGCGAGCCGCCGTACACGCGCGGCGTCTACTCGACCGGCTACCGCGGCCGGCTCTGGACGATGCGCCAGTACGCCGGGTTCTCGACGCCGGAAGACACCAACGAGCGCTATCACTACCTGCTCGACGAGGGCCAGACGGGGCTGTCGATGGCCTTCGACCTGCCGACCCAGATGGGCTATGACTCCGACGCCGACATGGCTGCCGGCGAGGTCGGCAAGGCCGGCGTCGCGATCGACTCGCTCGAGGACATGGAGACCGTCTTCGACGGCATCCCGCTGGACGAGGTCTCGACCTCGATGACGATCAACGCGCCCGCGTCGGTGCTGTTGGCGATGTACATCGCGGTCGGCGACCAGCAGGGTGTCGACCGCGAGGAACTTCGGGGGACGATTCAAAACGACATCCTGAAAGAATACATCGCACGCAACACCTACATCTACCCGCCGGAAGCGTCGATGCGGATCATCACGGACATCTTCGAGTTCTGTGCCGAGGAGACGCCGAAGTTCAATACCATCTCGATCTCGGGGTATCACATCCGCGAGGCGGGGTCGACGGCCGCCCAGGAACTCGCCTTTACGCTCGGGAACGGCATCGAGTACGTCGAGACGGCGATCGAGGCTGGCCTCGACGTCGACGAGTTCGCGCCGCAGCTTTCCTTCTTCTTCAACGGCCACAACAACATCTTCGAGGAGGTCGCGAAGTTCCGCGCGGCCCGTCGGATGTGGCACGACATCATCGACGAGCGGTTCGACCCCGACGACCCCAAGTCCAAACAGCTCAAGTTCCACACCCAGACGGCCGGCTCGATGCTGACCGCCCAGCAGATCGAGAACAACGTCGTCCGCGTCGCCTATCAGGCGCTGGCGGCCGTCCTCGGCGGCACCCAGAGCCTGCACACGAACGGGAAAGACGAGGCGCTTGCGCTGCCGACCGAGGAGTCCGTCCGAACCGCGTTGCGGACCCAGCAGATCCTCGCCCACGAGTCGGGCGCGGCCGACACCATCGACCCCTTGGCGGGGAGTTACTACGTCGAGTCACTGACCGACGAGGTCGAGGAAGAGGCATACGAGATCTTAGACGAGGTCGACGAACGCGGCGGTATGCTCGAGGCCGTCGAGCAGCAGTGGGTCCAGCGCCAGATTCAGGACACCGCCTTCGATCGCCAGAAGGAGATCGAGGAGAAAGAGCGCGTCATCGTCGGCGTCAACGAGTTCGAGAGCGAGGACGGGGAGCCCGAGATGGACGTCCAGGAGATCACCGAGGAGGACCAACAGCGCCAGATCGACAGCCTCGAGCAGACCCGCGAACGCCGGGACGACGAGGCCGTCGACGCGGCGCTCGAGGCGCTGCGGGACGCGGCCCAAAGCGACCGGAACGTGATGCCCTACATCATCGACGCCGTCAAGGCCTACGCGACGGTCGGCGAGATTTGTAACGTCATGCGCGACGAGTTCGGCGAGTACCAGCCCGGCGCGGTCTGA
- a CDS encoding GNAT family N-acetyltransferase, whose protein sequence is MYVRDAKNREEVWLLDHIESMGLDETAFRSRDYVVAIDEASGEKAGFGRIRVHKPDEGDNVCELTSIGVLESWRGQGVGAHVIERLVEYAGDEGFDTVYALTGEGAYLAQFGFQRVDESALPSILRERLEAKREGSDPDAKPLTIDGAEFRVPDRLREAFKHAPEGRAEADDDESPEDFGIDPESATYKYDTGR, encoded by the coding sequence ATGTACGTGCGGGACGCGAAAAACAGGGAAGAGGTCTGGCTGCTCGACCACATCGAGTCGATGGGGCTCGACGAAACGGCGTTCCGCTCGCGCGACTACGTCGTCGCGATCGACGAAGCGTCCGGCGAGAAGGCCGGCTTCGGCCGCATCCGCGTTCACAAGCCCGATGAGGGCGACAACGTCTGTGAACTGACCAGCATCGGCGTCCTCGAGAGCTGGCGCGGGCAGGGCGTCGGTGCCCACGTCATCGAGCGGCTCGTGGAGTACGCCGGCGACGAGGGGTTCGACACCGTCTACGCCCTGACCGGCGAGGGTGCATACCTTGCCCAGTTCGGCTTCCAGCGGGTCGACGAGTCGGCGCTGCCGTCGATCCTCCGGGAGCGGCTCGAGGCCAAGCGTGAGGGGTCGGATCCGGACGCGAAGCCGCTGACGATCGACGGTGCCGAGTTCCGGGTCCCCGATCGGCTTCGCGAGGCGTTCAAACATGCCCCCGAGGGCCGGGCCGAGGCCGATGACGACGAGTCGCCCGAGGACTTCGGCATCGACCCCGAGTCGGCGACGTACAAGTACGACACGGGTCGATGA
- a CDS encoding M48 family metallopeptidase — protein sequence MSVSRAGNGTRLLMALVGLAVLVWYLALAAVSYWVLSVLRVTAPGPLGTLALIVTVAVVVGVLSYRFGTSQLLSSLEAVELPRSHAPDLFRRLDRLESRMDVDSPTVLLARLPMPNAFALGTARNGTIVLDRSLFRLLSPDELEALLAHELAHLERYDAFVQTLAYSGFRTLAGLGFLVLSPVLLPIAGIARAVAWLRGRPGSWQRTAFGRLLVVLESGAVFAFIAVTLLVRAHSRRREYAADDRAAAVTGKPVALARALRRIQRAAEPPRGLLAPLYVTTDDEDALSRLLSTHPSTDDRIERLLERARDRERETRRAAA from the coding sequence ATGTCCGTCTCTCGAGCGGGAAACGGGACCCGGCTCCTGATGGCACTTGTCGGCCTCGCCGTCCTGGTGTGGTACCTCGCGCTGGCCGCGGTCAGCTACTGGGTGCTGTCGGTCCTTCGGGTGACCGCACCGGGTCCACTCGGCACGCTCGCGTTGATCGTCACTGTCGCCGTCGTCGTCGGCGTACTGAGCTACCGCTTTGGCACGTCGCAACTGCTCTCGAGCCTCGAGGCGGTCGAACTCCCCCGATCCCACGCGCCTGACCTCTTCCGCCGGCTCGATCGCCTCGAGTCGCGGATGGACGTCGACTCGCCGACGGTCCTGCTTGCACGATTGCCGATGCCCAACGCCTTCGCGCTGGGCACGGCACGCAACGGGACGATCGTCCTCGACCGATCGCTGTTCCGACTGCTTTCGCCCGACGAACTCGAGGCGCTGCTGGCCCACGAACTCGCCCACCTCGAGCGCTACGACGCGTTCGTGCAGACGCTTGCCTACAGCGGTTTCCGGACGCTCGCCGGGCTCGGCTTTCTCGTGTTGTCCCCGGTCCTGTTGCCGATCGCGGGGATCGCTCGGGCGGTCGCGTGGCTCCGTGGGCGGCCAGGATCGTGGCAGCGAACGGCGTTCGGTCGGCTGCTGGTGGTACTCGAGTCGGGCGCGGTGTTCGCGTTCATCGCCGTGACGCTGCTGGTCCGGGCCCACTCGCGTCGCCGGGAGTACGCCGCCGACGATCGGGCCGCCGCGGTGACTGGCAAGCCGGTCGCGCTAGCTCGCGCGCTCCGCCGAATCCAGCGGGCCGCGGAGCCCCCGCGTGGGCTGCTCGCACCGCTGTACGTCACCACCGACGACGAGGACGCACTGAGCCGGCTGCTGTCGACCCATCCCTCGACGGACGACCGGATCGAACGGCTGCTCGAGCGCGCTCGAGACCGGGAACGGGAAACGCGGCGAGCGGCCGCCTGA
- a CDS encoding HAD family hydrolase has translation MQYDTVLFDFDGVVVETPSSQRLADALERVYERLGRSGPAAETVRELMAGDFDAVATRCRDLGIEADAFCERAARELVRTQCESVEQGLRSAYDDVAAVRSLEVPLGIVSDNHPTVVSTLLDRFGFRSPFETVRGCPLTPAGLARRKPDPTNIEAALADLEAESALYVGDRAVDVRAADNAGIDSALLSRSDTDSADAAVDPTYRLSSLAAVPSLVD, from the coding sequence ATGCAGTACGATACGGTCCTGTTCGACTTCGACGGCGTCGTGGTCGAGACGCCCTCGAGCCAGCGACTGGCCGACGCCCTCGAGCGAGTCTACGAGCGGCTTGGGCGGTCGGGCCCGGCGGCGGAGACGGTCCGCGAGTTGATGGCCGGCGACTTCGATGCGGTCGCGACGCGGTGTCGGGACCTCGGCATCGAGGCCGACGCGTTCTGTGAGCGAGCGGCCCGTGAACTGGTCCGGACCCAGTGTGAGTCCGTCGAGCAAGGCCTGCGCTCGGCCTACGACGACGTCGCCGCGGTCCGCTCGCTCGAGGTTCCGCTCGGGATCGTCAGCGACAACCATCCGACCGTCGTCTCGACGCTGCTCGACCGGTTCGGGTTCCGATCGCCGTTCGAGACGGTTCGGGGCTGTCCGCTGACGCCGGCCGGCCTGGCCCGGCGCAAGCCCGATCCGACGAACATCGAGGCCGCACTCGCCGACCTCGAGGCCGAGTCGGCGCTGTACGTCGGCGATAGGGCCGTCGACGTGCGGGCGGCCGACAACGCGGGGATCGATTCGGCGCTGCTCTCGCGGTCCGACACGGACTCGGCGGACGCGGCGGTCGACCCGACCTATCGTCTCTCGTCGCTCGCGGCCGTCCCCTCGCTCGTCGACTGA